The following are encoded together in the Triticum dicoccoides isolate Atlit2015 ecotype Zavitan chromosome 6B, WEW_v2.0, whole genome shotgun sequence genome:
- the LOC119324369 gene encoding ubiquitin carboxyl-terminal hydrolase 15-like, producing the protein MLQPREADVPALFVVFIVLPVIAYFLLGRWHDSVSKKTRVGVLGQKAAEEAFKVETMACPDVILPGPSLRPMPYLRSVPSLRSEYHECATCRGPAKTRCSRCKSVRYCSGKCQIIHWRQGHKQTCQQWHVNGGSNSGGLSPTESSEQMPFLTNLNSPLPGGDSHLHDMNFDTVSEPSFATTDSYILDTDLFLTDRSNMNESNQSLLSRVNSASVASCEKSNYSVDEETNSSEILSANKVSNNSYGCLDEKNGNHDFTYPLNNTVQQPNNCAPETTKCPKASITVYEPDMGVYFTSDMTSSCEGPYSSATESLQRSKSSGKYSGRGNVIYMKPPYPPGKVASSQKTQEVLASYQYNVHEKNTSCKNEQRSAKSSVSTSNNLQGCTGISKLGTSKVEVLKKPSKFLKTSLVGLINDNKRSKVLFRYEDLVKFFQYEVRGISPRGLFNCGNSCYANAVLQCLMCTKPLMIHLLLRLHSKDCCSKNWCLMCELEQYASTLRESGGPVSPSRILSNLRNIGCRLGGGSQEDAHEFLRHLVMSMQAACLDGLGGEKQVEQSLQETTLIQQMFGGRLKSKVKCLRCHHESERYENIMDLTLEIHGWVESLQDALTQFTAPEDLDGDNMYKCGRCCAYVKARKQLSVHEVPNILTVVLKRFQTGKYGKINKCVTFPDMLDMVPFVTGAGDHPPLYFLYAVVVHVDTENASFSGHYISYVKDMQGTWLRIDDSEVKAVSLNQVMSEGAYMLFYLRSFPRPPRIYIEKGLLPDPSSSYRHSSKSSKGSSKQEQKQTESLFTSDDQIRGIYDFRPEEEGYRQDQHAKLRSQNLYHTDDAFADSVSTDFSDATSSEWSLFTSSDESSFTTESTRDSFSVADYGDNAGLDPITSIFGPYYAPDHPLGNFVSCTRLSPSNPQTRYFPESMGFVSDSSLPTQPYGNVHRGRYPDRACASSAEPLASANQRSLYGRYNHSRDGIVQTSGFCHM; encoded by the exons ATGCTCCAACCAAGGGAAGCTGATGTGCCTGCACTCTTTGTTGTATTTATCGTACTTCCGGTGATAGCATATTTTCTTCTTGGGAGATGGCATGATTCTGTAAGTAAGAAAACAAGAGTAGGTGTGCTTGGCCAGAAAGCTGCAGAAGAAGCCTTCAAAGTAGAAACAATGGCATGCCCAGATGTTATATTGCCAGGACCGTCTCTGAGACCCATGCCTTATTTGAGATCTGTTCCTTCTTTAAGGTCAGAATACCATGAGTGTGCTACTTGTCGTGGCCCTGCAAAGACTAGGTGCTCCAGGTGCAAATCTGTTAGATACTG CTCTGGAAAGTGTCAAATTATACACTGGAGGCAAGGGCATAAACAAACATGCCAGCAGTGGCATGTTAATGGTGGTAGCAACTCTGGTGGACTATCTCCGACGGAGAGTTCTGAACAAATGCCGTTCTTGACTAACCTGAATTCACCTCTTCCAGGGGGTGACAGTCACCTGCATGACATGAATTTTGACACAGTATCAGAGCCATCCTTTGCGACAACTGATAGCTATATTCTTGATACTGATCTATTCCTGACAGACAGAAGCAACATGAATGAATCAAATCAAAGTCTTCTTTCAAGAGTAAATAGCGCTTCTGTTGCATCTTGTGAAAAGAGCAATTACAGTGTTGATGAAGAAACCAACTCATCTGAGATTTTATCAGCAAATAAG GTTTCAAACAACAGTTATGGTTGTTTGGATGAAAAGAATGGCAACCATGATTTTACTTATCCTCTCAATAATACGGTACAACAACCCAATAATTGTGCTCCTGAAACAACAAAATGTCCAAAAGCAAGCATCACAGTTTATGAACCCGACATGGGTGTCTATTTTACTTCTGATATGACGAGTTCTTGCGAGGGGCCATATTCTTCCGCAACAGAGTCACTACAGAGGAGCAAATCATCTGGAAAATATAGTGGGCGAGGAAATGTGATCTATATGAAGCCTCCTTATCCACCAGGTAAGGTGGCTTCATCACAAAAAACACAGGAGGTGTTGGCATCATATCAATACAATGTCCATGAAAAGAACACTTCCTGCAAAAATGAGCAAA GATCTGCAAAATCAAGTGTTTCAACGAGCAACAATTTACAAGGATGCACTGGAATCTCAAAATTAGGAACATCCAAGGTTGAAGTCTTGAAGAAGCCCTCAAAATTTCTCAAAACTAGCCTGGTGGGTTTAATCAATGATAACAAGAGGAGTAAG GTATTGTTTCGCTATGAAGATCTCGTTAAGTTCTTCCAGTACGAAGTACGGGGTATTTCTCCCAGAGGTCTTTTCAACTGTGGGAACAG CTGCTATGCTAATGCTGTTCTACAATGCCTCATGTGCACAAAACCCCTGATGATCCACCTGCTTCTGAGATTGCATTCTAAAGACT GTTGCTCAAAGAACTGGTGTCTTATGTGCGAACTTGAGCAATATGCTTCAACTTTACGTGAAAGTGGTGGACCTGTGTCTCCAAGCAGAATCCTTTCGAATCTAAGGAACATTGGATGTCGCTTGGGTGGTGGAAGTCAGGAAGATGCTCATGAATTTTTAAG GCATCTTGTGATGTCTATGCAAGCAGCATGCCTCGATGGACTGGGTGGTGAGAAGCAAGTAGAACAAAGCTTGCAGGAAACTACACTGATACAACAGATGTTTGGTGGACGCCTTAAATCTAAG GTTAAGTGCCTCAGATGCCATCATGAATCTGAAAGATACGAGAATATAATGGATCTTACTTTGGAGATTCATGGTTGGGTGGAGTCCTTGCAAGATGCTTTGACACAGTTCACTGCTCCTGAAGATTTAGATGGGGATAATATGTATAAATGTGGAAG GTGTTGTGCTTATGTTAAAGCTAGAAAACAGCTAAGCGTGCATGAAGTGCCAAACATATTAACAGTAGTTTTAAAAAGATTCCAG ACAGGAAAGTATGGCAAGATTAACAAATGTGTCACTTTTCCTGATATGTTGGACATGGTTCCTTTTGTGACTGGGGCTGGTGATCACCCGCCTCTTTACTTCTTGTATGCTGTGGTTGTACATGTGGATACAGAAAATGCATCTTTCTCTGGTCACTACATATCGTATGTCAAAGATATGCAGGGAACATGGTTAAGAATTGATGACTCAGAG GTCAAGGCTGTATCATTGAATCAAGTTATGTCAGAAGGTGCATATATGCTATTCTACTTGAG ATCTTTTCCTCGCCCTCCGAGGATATACATTGAGAAAGGCCTATTGCCTGATCCATCATCTTCATATCGTCACTCATCAAAATCCTCCAAGGGCTCttctaaacaagagcagaagcagaCAGAATCACTCTTTACTTCTGATGATCAAATCCGTGGTATTTATGATTTTAGACCAGAGGAGGAAGGTTACAGGCAAGATCAGCATGCCAAGTTGAGGTCCCAAAATTTATATCACACCGATGATGCTTTTGCTGATTCGGTTAGCACGGACTTCTCGGACGCTACATCAAGTGAATGGTCCCTGTTTACCAGCTCTGATGAATCTTCGTTTACCACGGAAAGCACTAGAGATTCATTCAGTGTTGCGGATTATGGTGACAATGCTGGCCTTGATCCAATCACCTCAATTTTTGGGCCATATTATGCTCCTGACCATCCTCTTGGCAACTTTGTCTCGTGTACAAGGCTCTCGCCTTCCAATCCGCAAACAAGGTACTTCCCGGAAAGCATGGGTTTTGTCTCAGATTCTTCCTTGCCAACTCAACCCTACGGCAATGTACATAGAGGAAGATATCCGGACAGGGCTTGCGCGTCTTCAGCCGAACCTCTCGCTTCAGCAAACCAGCGAAGCTTGTACGGTAGGTATAACCATAGTAGAGATGGTATTGTTCAAACATCTGGGTTTTGTCATATGTAA